From Columba livia isolate bColLiv1 breed racing homer chromosome 7, bColLiv1.pat.W.v2, whole genome shotgun sequence, one genomic window encodes:
- the LOC135579937 gene encoding ubiquitin carboxyl-terminal hydrolase 36-like: MTSQQAPPPAGSAPGVAGTHRRSSVLFWTRSGADGEGEGRSQWAEPSASDRSEGRDLRRRRGKRVWWWRGRGRETGATSRRWHVRRHAMAGTAKPRELLKSRRDAGKAGALGRLLSTSATKVLLHKIEFQPASHGFSGQPELLRAKYLLLNPRTEPAEHPRGAEEGQPGKQGSDRTPGRLGDGVPAPQKGLFPAGRLAMQWQRVQRIGAGLLNLGNTCFLNATLQCLTYTPPLANYLLSREHSRTCHQSGFCVTCVMQNHVTQAFANSGSVIKPVSFVRDLKKIAPHIRFGRQEDAHEFLRFTIDAMQKACLPDCTELDRQTQATTLIHQIFGGSLRSRVKCSMCKAVSDTFDPCLDLPVEITQAANVEQALELFVKPDLLGGENAYLCDKCKKKVSATKRFTIHRAPRVLTLALKRFADFTGGKITKDVVYPEVLNIRPYMSQTSGDPVMYGLYAVLVHSGYSSHAGHYYCYVKASDRQWYQMNDNVVRPSNIKVVLNQQAYVLFYLRIPSPGKSSEGPVSKAASSLPGRVKLPSGSPSPKLALKAKRAAAAFPGDAAQRPKKPRSSQPPPAPRAAPGLCGPSHTSGAKAQVPRKRCWEPGPLPASPGLPEPIPGQEPWSSGENTGTPARDPRSRASASLVLAKLKAFLSARAAPQPSSTMSPPPAKKLALSDT; this comes from the exons ATGACGTCACAACAAGCCCCGCCCCCGGCAGGCTCCGCCCCTGGCGTTGCCGGGACGCACAGGCGCAGCTCAGTCCTGTTCTGgacgcggagcggagcggacgGCGAAGGCGAGGGGAGGAGTCAGTGGGCCGAGCCGAGCGCGAGCGACCGCAGCGAAGGGCGGGACTTGAGGAGGAGGCGCGGGAAgcgtgtgtggtggtggagagggagaggccGAGAGACCGGCGCGACCTCGAGGCGGTGGCACGTGCGGCGACACGCCATGGCGGGCACGGCGAAGCCGAGGGAGCTGCTGAAATCGCGGCGGGACGCGGGCAAGGCCGGGGCGCTGGGCCGGCTGCTGAGCACCTCGGCCACgaaggtgctgctgcacaagATCGAGTTCCAGCCCGCCAGCCACGGCTTCTCCGgccagccggagctgctgcgggCCAAGTACCTGCTGCTCAACCCCCGCACCGAGCCCGCCGAGCACCCCCGCGGCGCTGAGGAGGGACAGCCGGGCAAgcagg GCAGCGACCGGACCCCGGGGCGCCTCGGGGACGGCGTCCCTGCGCCCCAGAAGGGGCTGTTCCCTGCAGGGCGCCTCGCCATGCAGTGGCAGCGTGTCCAGCGCATCGGCGCCGGGCTGCTCAACCTGGGAAACACCTGTTTCCTCAACGCCACCCTGCAGTGCCTCACGTACACGCCACCGCTCGCCAACTACCTGCTGTCCAGGGAGCACAGCCGCACCT GTCACCAAAGCGGCTTCTGCGTGACATGCGTCATGCAGAACCACGTCACGCAGGCGTTCGCGAACAGCGGCAGCGTGATAAAGCCAGTGTCCTTTGTCCGAGACCTCAAGA agatCGCCCCGCACATCCGCTTCGGCAGGCAAGAGGACGCACACGAGTTCCTCCGTTTCACCATCGATGCCATGCAGAAGGCCTGCCTGCCCGACTGCACCGA GTTGGATCGCCAGACCCAAGCCACCACCCTGATCCACCAGATCTTTGGCGGTTCCCTGCGGTCCCGTG TGAAGTGCTCGATGTGCAAAGCAGTCTCGGACACCTTTGACCCCTGTCTGGACCTGCCGGTGGAGATCACG CAAGCCGCAAACGTAGAGCAGGCACTGGAGCTGTTTGTGAAGCCAGACCTGCTGGGCGGAGAGAACGCCTACCTGTGTGACAA atgcaagaagaaagtgtcGGCAACCAAACGCTTCACCATCCACCGAGCGCCCAGGGTTCTCACGCTTGCTTTGAAGCGTTTTGCCGACTTCACCGGAGGCAAGATCACAAAG gacgTGGTCTACCCTGAGGTCCTGAACATCCGCCCGTACATGTCCCAGACCAGCGGGGATCCGGTCATGTACGGGCTCTACgcggtgctggtgcactcgGGGTACAGCAGCCACGCAGGACACTACTACTGCTACGTGAAG GCCAGCGACAGGCAGTGGTACCAAATGAATGACAACGTGGTCCGCCCCAGTAACATCAAGGTGGTCCTTAACCAGCAGGCGTATGTGCTGTTCTACCTCAG gatccccagccccgggaagagctcagagggtcccgtttccaaagctgcctccagcctgccTGGCCGTGTCAAGCTGCCTTCTGGGTCACCGTCACCCAAGCTGGCCCTGAAAGCCAAACGCGCGGCTGCAGCATTTCCCGGTGACGCAGCCCAGAGGCCCAAGAAGCCGCGCTCCTCGCAGCCGCCACCCGCGCCCAGAGCGGCTCCAGGACTTTGTGGCCCCAGTCACACCAGTGGGGCCAAAGCGCAGGTTCCCCGGAAGCGCTGCTGGGAGCCCGGGCCCCTGCCCGCCTCCCCCGGGCTGCCGGAGCCAATCCCTGGCCAGGAGCCGTGGAGCAGCGGGGAGAACACCGGGACACCGGCAAGGGACCCTCGCAGCAGGGCTTctgccagcctggtgctggcaaagctgaaagccttcttgtcggccagggctgctccgcagcccagcagcaccatgtcaccaccaccGGCCAAGAAGCTGGCGCTTTCCGACACATAG